The Flammeovirga yaeyamensis genome segment TTTCAAAAATGAAGAAACTGACTCTTTTTGTTATATCTTTTTTATATTAATTCCCACTTTGTGTGAATGATACAAGCAGGTTTATCTTCTTTATAAATTCCAGTAATAAGGTGATAACCGTTTTCTGATTGCTGTTGTTCGGTAATCACGTCGACTTCCTGATCCAAGATTACTTCTGATAAGTAGTTGATCTCTACTTCTACCAATTTCTTTGATTTAAACGAATGTGGAATACTGTCCAACATCCAATCAAAGTACTTGATGTTATTGACATGGTTTACCGGGTCCAACTCAGAATACACCACTTTTCTTTTCGACTCGAAATCTTTAGATGAAGGTGGTTTAAGTTTACTTGGTTTCTCTAAAGTATTTAGATCATCTCTTTGAGTCACCTTATCCATAAACTCGGTAATCATAATGGGTCTTCTTCGCCTTAAATCGATGCCAAACCAAATGGAAGAACCTTGTATGATTACATTTCCTTTATCATCTTTAATCAAGAAATTTCTTTGGGAAGATAGTTTCTGAACATCATACACCCAAGTGGTAATATGAAGGTCTTCTGTCCATTTTGGCCACTTTTTGACTTCATATTTCAAGCTTCCTAATACCCAAGCATGACCGTTTTTCATCATTTCTCTTAGCCCAAATTTTTCGGCATTGGAATGATTCCCTGCCACTTCCTGAAAAATTTCAGAAATAGTAGAGGGCTTCATTTTATAGCCGGGACCAATTTGATGTGCTTTTACGGTTTGATGTTCCGACCACACTCCTTCTTTTAAACTACTACTCATCATCCATCATCTCAACGGTGAATGTTGCAGAGAAAGTCTTACCTTTTTCTAATGTTTGATTTGCATATTTCTCCTTGAAATTATGATTCTCATCTCTAAGATCAGCCACTCCATACCAAGGTTCAATACATACAAAATCGGCATTCTTTCCAACTGGAGTCCAAATTCCTAGAAGTGGCCAATCTTTAAAACCAATTCTCAGTTTTCTAGAATCATCTTTCTTTGTATAAATATCAAGATATTCCGATTTGAAATGATCGAAAATGATGGCATCGTCCTTAAATGTATCAAACTTTAACGGAAGGATTTTCTCCCCTTTCAATGCATCATGTTCAATGGCTCCGCTTCTTAACCCGTTATCCAATAATAATCTTTCAAACTCTTCTTGATGAGAGAATTCGATGACATAATCTTCGAATGATGTACCTGGAACGAAGTTGGTATTAAAACCTGGGTGGGCTCCCACTCCAAAATAAATAGTTTCCATATCCAAGTTATCTACTTGATATGTAATACTTAATTTATTGTCTTTGATCTCATAGATCGTTCTAAAAACAAACTTATAGGGATATTTCTGAATGGTTTCATGATCAAATCGCAATTCGAAAATACACGACAACTCGTCTTGAGTCACTAATTTATGTTCCATATCACGAGCAAAACCATGTTGAGGGAGTTTATAATTTACTCCATCCACTTCGTAATATCCTTCCTCTACTTGTCCAACAATTGGAAATAATACAGGTGCATGTCTCCCCCATACTTCCTTATCGGC includes the following:
- a CDS encoding acyl-[acyl-carrier-protein] thioesterase; protein product: MMSSSLKEGVWSEHQTVKAHQIGPGYKMKPSTISEIFQEVAGNHSNAEKFGLREMMKNGHAWVLGSLKYEVKKWPKWTEDLHITTWVYDVQKLSSQRNFLIKDDKGNVIIQGSSIWFGIDLRRRRPIMITEFMDKVTQRDDLNTLEKPSKLKPPSSKDFESKRKVVYSELDPVNHVNNIKYFDWMLDSIPHSFKSKKLVEVEINYLSEVILDQEVDVITEQQQSENGYHLITGIYKEDKPACIIHTKWELI
- a CDS encoding aldose 1-epimerase family protein codes for the protein MSRLVSLENAVLSVKISRDGAELHSVYHKQHQQEYLWQADKEVWGRHAPVLFPIVGQVEEGYYEVDGVNYKLPQHGFARDMEHKLVTQDELSCIFELRFDHETIQKYPYKFVFRTIYEIKDNKLSITYQVDNLDMETIYFGVGAHPGFNTNFVPGTSFEDYVIEFSHQEEFERLLLDNGLRSGAIEHDALKGEKILPLKFDTFKDDAIIFDHFKSEYLDIYTKKDDSRKLRIGFKDWPLLGIWTPVGKNADFVCIEPWYGVADLRDENHNFKEKYANQTLEKGKTFSATFTVEMMDDE